The following coding sequences are from one Niveibacterium umoris window:
- a CDS encoding helix-turn-helix domain-containing protein — MNLRQALGRAIRSVRRNRHLSQEAFDVVSSRTYMSTLERGLKSPTIDKLDEIASVMGVQSAALVCLAHALADANDPRGRLDQIAAEAQSLLEEWRGSPG, encoded by the coding sequence ATGAACCTGCGACAAGCCTTGGGGCGCGCTATCCGATCGGTCCGTCGAAACCGTCACCTGAGTCAGGAAGCGTTTGATGTGGTGTCATCGCGAACGTACATGAGCACGCTTGAGCGCGGACTCAAGAGCCCAACGATCGACAAGCTCGATGAAATTGCGAGCGTGATGGGGGTGCAATCTGCGGCCTTGGTTTGTTTGGCCCATGCGCTTGCTGACGCCAACGATCCCCGCGGGAGGTTGGATCAGATCGCGGCCGAGGCACAAAGCCTGCTGGAGGAGTGGCGCGGGAGTCCTGGATGA
- a CDS encoding nitrite reductase, with the protein MNKNVLTVAMLSALAAIACGAPRAADNKMGVSDAEVKYQAGGSPLADVEMYQDINPKAPAMSKAEFDKARQIYFERCAGCHGVLRKGATGKPLTPDITISKGTDYLKVFIAYGSPAGMPNWQTSGELSEQDVDLMARYVQQTPPTPPEYGMKEMKATWKVIVPPEKRPTKKMNNYNLGNIFSTTLRDAGQIALIDGDTKKIINVIKTGYAVHISRVSASGRYLFVIGRDAKINMIDLWMEKPDSVAEIRTGLEARSVDTSKYKGYVDKYAIAGSYWPPQFVIMDGNTLEPKKIVSTRGMTVDTQDYHPEPRVASIVASHFKPEFVVNVKETGKTLMVDYSNIDALKITEIGSARFLHDGGWDSTKRYFMVAANQSNKIGVIDAKEGKLAGVADVGKIPHPGRGANFVHPKFGPVWATGHLGDDTIALVGTDPVKHKEYAWKMVAQLKGQGGGSLFQKTHPKSSHLYVDTPLNPDPAVSQSVAVFDIKNLDKGFKVLPIAEWSGIKDDGARRVVQPEYNMAGDEVWFSVWSAKNKESAIVVVDDKTLALKAVIRDPRLITPTGHFNINNTQNDVY; encoded by the coding sequence ATGAACAAGAATGTCTTGACTGTCGCCATGCTGAGTGCGCTGGCGGCAATTGCGTGCGGTGCGCCGCGGGCGGCCGACAACAAGATGGGAGTCTCCGACGCGGAGGTGAAGTATCAGGCGGGCGGCTCCCCTTTGGCCGATGTCGAGATGTATCAGGACATCAACCCGAAGGCACCGGCGATGAGCAAGGCCGAGTTCGACAAAGCGCGCCAGATCTATTTCGAGCGCTGCGCCGGTTGCCACGGAGTGCTGCGCAAGGGCGCCACCGGCAAGCCGCTTACGCCAGATATCACGATCAGCAAGGGTACCGACTACCTCAAGGTTTTCATCGCTTATGGTTCGCCTGCCGGCATGCCGAACTGGCAAACCTCTGGCGAACTCTCGGAACAGGACGTCGACCTGATGGCGCGCTACGTGCAGCAGACGCCACCGACGCCGCCGGAATACGGCATGAAGGAGATGAAGGCAACTTGGAAGGTCATCGTTCCGCCGGAGAAGCGTCCGACGAAGAAGATGAACAACTACAACCTCGGCAACATCTTCTCGACCACTCTACGTGATGCCGGCCAGATCGCTCTGATAGACGGCGACACCAAGAAAATCATCAACGTCATCAAGACCGGCTACGCGGTGCATATCTCCCGCGTGTCGGCTTCGGGCCGTTATCTGTTCGTGATCGGTCGCGACGCGAAGATCAACATGATCGACCTGTGGATGGAAAAACCCGACAGCGTGGCTGAAATCCGCACCGGCCTCGAGGCACGCTCGGTCGACACCTCGAAGTACAAGGGTTACGTCGACAAGTACGCGATCGCTGGCTCGTACTGGCCGCCACAGTTCGTCATCATGGACGGCAACACGCTGGAGCCGAAGAAGATCGTGTCCACCCGCGGCATGACGGTCGATACGCAGGACTACCACCCGGAACCGCGTGTCGCCTCCATCGTTGCCTCGCACTTCAAGCCTGAGTTCGTCGTGAATGTGAAGGAGACCGGAAAGACGCTGATGGTCGACTACTCGAACATTGACGCGCTGAAGATCACCGAAATCGGTTCGGCGCGCTTCCTGCACGACGGCGGCTGGGACAGCACGAAGCGTTACTTCATGGTGGCCGCCAACCAGTCGAACAAGATCGGTGTGATTGACGCGAAGGAAGGCAAGCTCGCTGGCGTTGCCGATGTCGGCAAGATTCCGCACCCAGGTCGCGGCGCCAACTTCGTGCATCCCAAGTTTGGCCCTGTTTGGGCGACTGGTCACCTAGGCGATGACACCATTGCCTTGGTGGGCACTGACCCGGTCAAGCACAAGGAATATGCGTGGAAGATGGTCGCGCAGTTGAAGGGCCAGGGCGGTGGCTCTCTGTTCCAGAAGACTCACCCCAAGTCCAGCCATCTCTATGTGGATACGCCGCTGAATCCCGATCCGGCGGTGTCCCAAAGCGTCGCGGTCTTTGACATCAAGAACCTGGACAAGGGCTTCAAGGTACTACCGATCGCGGAATGGTCAGGCATCAAGGATGACGGCGCGCGCCGGGTGGTTCAGCCGGAATACAACATGGCCGGCGATGAGGTTTGGTTCTCGGTCTGGTCAGCCAAGAACAAGGAATCGGCAATCGTTGTGGTCGACGACAAGACCCTCGCCCTCAAGGCGGTCATTCGCGATCCACGCCTGATTACGCCAACGGGGCACTTCAACATCAACAACACTCAAAACGACGTCTACTGA
- a CDS encoding c-type cytochrome yields MKGIWLGALALAFLAVPQAYANAELAKKYNCLACHATDKKVVGPAYQDVAAKYKGQADAAEKLAEKVKVGGKGVWGPIPMPPNANVPDADLKILVAWVLAGAK; encoded by the coding sequence ATGAAGGGAATCTGGTTGGGGGCGTTGGCCCTTGCCTTCTTGGCGGTACCGCAAGCGTATGCGAACGCCGAGTTGGCAAAGAAGTACAACTGTCTGGCCTGTCACGCGACAGACAAGAAGGTGGTGGGCCCTGCGTACCAGGATGTCGCGGCCAAGTACAAGGGGCAGGCCGATGCAGCCGAGAAACTCGCGGAAAAGGTCAAAGTGGGTGGCAAGGGTGTCTGGGGGCCGATTCCAATGCCTCCTAACGCCAATGTTCCGGATGCAGATTTGAAGATCCTGGTCGCATGGGTGCTCGCGGGGGCAAAGTAG
- a CDS encoding c-type cytochrome, translating to MLIAVLHTPHALAQDPNATRQAELVKLVRQDCGSCHGARLTGGLGPALTPNALMDRPREAMIATILRGRLGTPMPPWAPFLSEREAEWIFDRLLAGFPEELAHAH from the coding sequence GTGCTGATCGCGGTTCTGCATACACCGCATGCACTTGCTCAGGACCCTAATGCGACGCGTCAGGCTGAACTCGTGAAACTTGTTAGGCAGGACTGTGGCTCGTGTCATGGTGCGCGCCTGACGGGCGGGTTAGGGCCCGCCTTGACACCGAACGCGTTAATGGATCGGCCACGTGAGGCGATGATTGCCACGATATTGCGCGGTCGGCTTGGCACCCCGATGCCGCCCTGGGCTCCGTTTCTGAGCGAGCGAGAGGCGGAGTGGATATTTGACCGGCTGTTGGCGGGTTTCCCGGAAGAACTGGCGCATGCGCACTGA
- a CDS encoding cytochrome D1 domain-containing protein has protein sequence MRTDSFLNMWRAALCTFCLALGCGCATQPVPTSRGTGDLGVVVERARGTLAIVDTSQRTVLGEVPGLGDLSHASVVFSRDGRFAFVFGRDGALSKVDLLSRAVVQRVQQAGNAIGGAISQDGRIVVAQNYEPGGIRAFDADTLAPLAEVPAVYGNEGRRSKVVGLADAPGNRFVYALFDAGEIWVSDFSDPRAPRTEKYSAGRQPYDGLITPDGRFYLAGLFGEDGVAMLDLWRPSQGVRKILHHWGQGEEHLPVYKMPHLRGWAMADGLLWLPAVGKHEVWVVDARTWEEVAHIPVIGQPVFVMAQPDGRQVWVNFALPDNGKVQVIDVLSRAVVKLLEPGRAILHLEFQPRGGEVWLSARDDHRVVVLGTDHFDLRQSITLDAPSGIFFSSRAAKIGF, from the coding sequence ATGCGCACTGACTCATTCCTGAACATGTGGCGGGCTGCGTTGTGCACCTTTTGCCTGGCCTTGGGATGCGGCTGTGCCACCCAGCCTGTTCCGACCTCACGCGGTACCGGCGACCTGGGGGTAGTTGTCGAGCGCGCTCGCGGCACCCTAGCGATCGTCGATACGTCGCAACGCACTGTGCTCGGCGAAGTGCCGGGGCTCGGCGACCTGTCCCACGCATCGGTCGTATTTTCGCGAGATGGGCGTTTTGCTTTCGTGTTTGGCCGTGATGGTGCCTTGAGTAAAGTCGACCTTCTGAGTCGCGCAGTGGTGCAGCGAGTTCAGCAGGCGGGCAATGCAATTGGCGGGGCGATCAGCCAGGACGGGCGAATCGTGGTCGCGCAAAACTACGAGCCGGGAGGAATCCGGGCATTTGACGCGGATACCTTGGCGCCGCTGGCGGAAGTGCCTGCCGTCTACGGCAACGAAGGTCGGCGTTCAAAGGTGGTGGGTCTTGCTGATGCTCCGGGCAACCGTTTCGTCTACGCGCTCTTCGATGCCGGCGAAATTTGGGTGAGCGACTTCTCTGATCCGCGCGCGCCCCGAACCGAGAAGTATTCAGCCGGCCGGCAACCCTACGATGGGTTGATTACGCCGGACGGGCGCTTCTATCTGGCAGGCCTGTTCGGAGAGGACGGGGTCGCGATGTTGGACCTGTGGCGCCCATCGCAGGGTGTTCGCAAAATCCTTCACCATTGGGGCCAGGGCGAGGAGCATCTGCCCGTGTACAAGATGCCGCACCTTCGCGGCTGGGCCATGGCGGACGGACTTCTCTGGCTTCCCGCGGTTGGAAAGCACGAGGTGTGGGTCGTAGATGCTCGGACCTGGGAAGAGGTGGCCCACATACCGGTCATCGGGCAACCGGTATTCGTCATGGCTCAGCCGGACGGTCGGCAAGTGTGGGTCAACTTCGCGCTGCCGGACAATGGCAAGGTGCAGGTCATTGACGTGCTCTCTCGCGCCGTCGTGAAGTTACTGGAGCCCGGCCGGGCCATCCTCCACCTCGAATTTCAGCCACGTGGCGGCGAGGTGTGGCTTTCGGCCCGCGACGATCACAGGGTTGTTGTGCTCGGCACTGATCATTTTGACCTGCGCCAGAGCATTACCCTTGATGCGCCGTCAGGCATCTTCTTTTCCTCGCGTGCAGCGAAGATCGGCTTTTGA
- a CDS encoding Lrp/AsnC family transcriptional regulator, whose translation MAFHAFPERTAPGLQPRSLEVFANPAGKGGHKQAATSEETFEFDLINRWQRDLPLETEPFQKMGEAHGRSGRDVLAALRRLRRNGVVSRVGVVLTPSAFGFSTLAAVRVAPEQLDEVAAFISRMPEVNHNYAREHDYNLWFVLTAPDRALIEAALRSIGEVSGCVPLDLPMLSGYHIDLGFDLTDLPIKSTRAVASRLGPMSLDPSQRRLLAELQSGLPLVQRPFARLGSMVGMHEGEVIEQLRQWLATGAIRRLGVVVQHHELGFRANAMCVWDVPDDEVETVGLQMASIPGVNLCYRRARVAGRWPYNLYCMIHGREREAVLGVRESLVTRLSIDHFPSAVLFSGRRYKQCGARYAER comes from the coding sequence ATGGCGTTTCACGCTTTCCCCGAACGAACGGCGCCGGGGTTGCAGCCTCGGTCGCTTGAGGTCTTTGCAAACCCAGCCGGGAAGGGCGGCCACAAGCAAGCTGCGACCTCCGAAGAGACGTTTGAGTTCGATCTGATCAATCGCTGGCAACGCGATTTGCCACTCGAGACCGAACCCTTTCAGAAAATGGGAGAGGCGCACGGCCGATCCGGGCGTGATGTTCTGGCTGCGTTGCGTCGCCTTCGGCGTAACGGTGTGGTCTCACGTGTAGGCGTCGTACTCACTCCGAGCGCCTTTGGTTTCTCGACGCTGGCTGCAGTCCGCGTTGCGCCCGAGCAACTTGACGAGGTTGCCGCCTTCATTTCGCGCATGCCCGAGGTGAACCACAACTACGCGAGGGAGCATGACTACAACTTGTGGTTTGTGCTGACCGCGCCGGACAGGGCACTCATCGAAGCAGCACTGCGCAGTATCGGTGAGGTAAGCGGCTGCGTCCCGCTGGATCTTCCAATGCTTTCGGGCTACCACATCGATCTGGGCTTTGACCTGACCGATCTACCCATAAAGTCGACGCGTGCGGTGGCTTCGCGCCTTGGGCCGATGAGCCTTGACCCATCCCAGCGGCGGCTTTTGGCAGAGCTGCAATCGGGTTTGCCTCTTGTGCAGCGACCCTTTGCACGGCTGGGCTCAATGGTCGGTATGCACGAAGGTGAAGTCATCGAACAATTGCGCCAGTGGCTTGCCACCGGCGCGATTCGCAGGCTGGGCGTGGTGGTTCAGCACCACGAACTGGGCTTTCGAGCAAACGCGATGTGTGTCTGGGACGTTCCAGACGACGAGGTGGAAACGGTGGGACTGCAGATGGCATCGATTCCCGGCGTGAACCTGTGCTATCGACGCGCCCGGGTCGCGGGGCGCTGGCCTTATAACCTGTATTGCATGATCCACGGTCGTGAGCGAGAGGCGGTGCTTGGCGTTCGCGAATCCCTCGTCACACGTCTCTCGATCGATCACTTTCCATCTGCCGTCCTTTTCTCGGGACGGCGCTACAAACAGTGTGGTGCGCGTTATGCCGAGCGCTGA
- a CDS encoding Lrp/AsnC family transcriptional regulator, producing the protein MPSAEHSRRALPAEPAELDALDRTLIAALQDGIALVERPYQALAARCGIDEQAVVDRVAALLERGVLSRFGPMFDVAKMGGTFVLAALAVPESRWDEVRACVNALVEVAHNYRRDHALNMWFVLATETPAGIDAAIAKIETATGLQVYAFPKEREYFVELKLAI; encoded by the coding sequence ATGCCGAGCGCTGAACACTCGCGGCGGGCGTTGCCGGCCGAACCGGCCGAACTGGATGCGCTCGATCGCACGCTGATTGCCGCGCTGCAGGACGGGATTGCCCTCGTTGAGCGGCCATATCAGGCGCTTGCCGCCAGATGTGGAATCGACGAACAGGCCGTGGTCGACCGAGTTGCCGCGCTGCTTGAACGCGGTGTTCTGTCCCGATTTGGCCCCATGTTCGATGTCGCGAAAATGGGCGGCACATTTGTGCTTGCGGCGCTGGCGGTTCCTGAGTCGCGCTGGGACGAAGTCAGGGCATGCGTCAATGCACTTGTCGAAGTCGCGCACAACTACCGTCGCGACCACGCATTGAACATGTGGTTTGTGTTGGCAACAGAAACCCCGGCCGGCATCGACGCGGCCATCGCAAAGATCGAGACTGCAACCGGGTTGCAGGTCTATGCCTTCCCGAAGGAGAGGGAGTATTTTGTTGAGCTCAAGTTGGCGATATGA
- a CDS encoding Lrp/AsnC family transcriptional regulator — translation MDDAELDRRIVLATQAGLPLSTTPFAALSEQMGVTSEKIISRFSAMQKDGRVRRIAAVPNHYALGFTANGMAVWDVDDELVDAFGRELGQLKCVTHCYRRPRHVPLWPYNLFAMVHGRDREEVLGHVAEIRSLLGDACRAHEVLFSTAILKKTGLRIDPDARPGQRARKD, via the coding sequence ATGGATGACGCTGAACTTGACCGTCGTATCGTCTTGGCCACGCAGGCAGGCCTGCCCCTGTCGACAACACCGTTTGCCGCGCTGAGCGAGCAAATGGGGGTCACGTCGGAAAAGATCATTTCGCGGTTCAGTGCAATGCAGAAAGATGGCCGTGTGCGTCGCATCGCCGCTGTGCCCAACCATTACGCGCTGGGATTCACGGCGAACGGAATGGCTGTGTGGGACGTCGATGATGAGCTGGTCGACGCCTTTGGACGGGAGTTAGGGCAACTCAAATGCGTTACCCATTGCTATCGACGGCCACGTCACGTTCCGCTCTGGCCCTACAATCTGTTTGCCATGGTGCACGGGCGCGACCGCGAAGAAGTTCTCGGTCACGTTGCTGAGATCAGAAGCCTGTTGGGCGACGCCTGCCGTGCCCACGAAGTGCTCTTTTCCACCGCAATCCTCAAGAAAACTGGCCTTCGCATCGATCCAGATGCCCGGCCCGGGCAGCGTGCTCGAAAGGACTGA
- a CDS encoding Crp/Fnr family transcriptional regulator produces MENRLKPDINGLLSRLPLFAQVDSGTIAMLAARTVEVRLERGKLLFQQGDAADGFYVVVYGQVKLGFAAQSGHEKVVEILGPQQSFGEAVMFMGRPYPVFAQALTDTLLLHIPGDPIFSLIERNGSFARRMLAGLSMRLHTLVQDVESYSLRSSTQRLIGYLLRNAEEADGNTAEVDLETSKQVLASRLNLTPETFSRILHALSEAKLITVDGKHITIHDIAKLNAYEG; encoded by the coding sequence ATGGAAAACCGACTCAAGCCCGATATCAACGGACTGCTCTCTCGCCTGCCGCTGTTTGCCCAGGTCGATTCTGGAACGATTGCAATGCTGGCGGCTCGCACAGTGGAAGTGCGACTGGAGAGGGGCAAACTGCTGTTTCAGCAAGGCGATGCTGCCGACGGATTCTATGTGGTCGTCTACGGCCAGGTGAAACTGGGCTTTGCGGCACAGTCCGGCCACGAGAAAGTCGTCGAGATTCTTGGCCCGCAGCAGAGCTTCGGGGAGGCGGTGATGTTCATGGGCCGGCCGTACCCGGTGTTCGCGCAAGCCTTGACCGACACGCTGCTGCTGCACATCCCCGGCGACCCGATTTTCTCGCTCATCGAGCGCAATGGCAGTTTCGCTCGCCGCATGCTCGCGGGCCTGTCCATGCGCCTGCACACGCTGGTGCAAGACGTCGAATCCTACTCGTTGCGCTCGTCGACCCAACGGCTGATCGGCTACCTGCTGCGCAACGCGGAAGAAGCGGACGGCAACACGGCCGAGGTTGATCTGGAAACCAGCAAGCAGGTGCTCGCCTCGCGCCTGAATCTCACGCCCGAGACCTTCTCGCGTATCCTGCATGCGTTGTCCGAAGCCAAACTGATTACGGTGGACGGCAAGCACATTACGATTCACGACATCGCAAAACTCAACGCTTACGAAGGCTGA
- a CDS encoding DUF2249 domain-containing protein: MNAPRIVDARGLEPPQPLHLILEALDTLPRGEEAVLLLYREPVPLYGILKQNGFTHRTEFAEDGTVSIHICHA, from the coding sequence ATGAATGCCCCTCGCATCGTAGACGCGCGCGGCCTCGAACCGCCGCAACCCTTGCACCTGATCCTCGAAGCGCTGGACACGCTGCCGCGTGGTGAAGAGGCGGTGCTGCTGCTCTACCGCGAACCGGTGCCGCTCTACGGCATCCTCAAGCAGAACGGGTTCACGCACCGCACCGAGTTTGCTGAAGACGGTACGGTGTCAATCCATATCTGCCACGCCTGA
- a CDS encoding hemerythrin domain-containing protein has protein sequence MASVIEHFAADHRACDDVFARAEQAIAQRAQRQAADAFARFHLLLDAHFRAEEDVIFPAFEAATGMSAGPSAVMRSEHGEMLALCEDVRRLIAAGEFDEAASLADTLFSIMQAHNMKEEQILYPMCDQVLSAHPQVVADAIARLGMPEIAQ, from the coding sequence ATGGCAAGCGTGATCGAACATTTTGCGGCCGACCACCGTGCCTGCGACGACGTCTTCGCACGTGCGGAGCAGGCCATTGCGCAGCGCGCGCAACGGCAGGCGGCTGACGCCTTCGCGCGCTTTCACCTCCTGCTCGACGCGCATTTCCGTGCCGAAGAGGACGTGATCTTTCCGGCTTTCGAGGCAGCTACCGGCATGTCGGCCGGCCCGAGTGCCGTGATGCGCAGCGAGCATGGCGAGATGCTCGCGCTGTGCGAGGATGTACGTCGCTTGATCGCAGCAGGCGAATTCGACGAGGCAGCCAGCCTCGCCGACACGCTGTTCTCGATCATGCAAGCCCACAACATGAAGGAAGAGCAGATCCTCTACCCGATGTGTGATCAGGTGCTGAGCGCCCACCCGCAAGTCGTGGCCGATGCGATTGCCCGCCTAGGTATGCCGGAGATTGCACAATGA
- a CDS encoding c-type cytochrome, whose product MSGGLSTSMARNVFYGGTAFFAFLFIALTVDTNRTLPKRDNSANITPAVAHGKKLWETNNCIGCHTLLGEGAYFAPELGNVYQRRGPDFIKAWIKSQPTGTPGRRQMPNFHLSDKDVDDLVEFLKYSSEINTAKWPPNIEG is encoded by the coding sequence ATGAGCGGAGGACTATCGACCTCGATGGCGCGGAATGTTTTCTACGGCGGAACGGCATTCTTTGCCTTCCTGTTCATTGCACTGACCGTAGACACCAACCGCACCTTGCCCAAGCGCGACAACAGCGCAAACATCACACCGGCCGTCGCGCACGGCAAGAAACTCTGGGAGACCAACAACTGCATCGGGTGCCATACCCTGCTTGGCGAGGGGGCGTACTTCGCACCTGAGCTGGGCAACGTCTACCAGCGCCGCGGTCCGGACTTCATCAAGGCCTGGATCAAGAGCCAGCCGACCGGTACGCCGGGGCGCCGGCAAATGCCGAACTTCCACCTGTCCGACAAGGACGTCGACGACCTGGTCGAGTTCCTCAAGTACAGCTCCGAAATCAACACGGCGAAGTGGCCGCCGAACATCGAAGGTTGA
- a CDS encoding cbb3-type cytochrome c oxidase subunit I: MQYKSQAVAKPYFIAAIGLFVAQILFGLVMGLQYVVGDFLFPAIPFNVARMVHTNALIVWLLMGFMGSAYYLVPEEAETELHSPKLALALFWIFLVAAALTVLGYLMVPYATLAKITGNDLLPTMGREFLEQPTITKIGIVVVALGFLFNLTMTFLKGRKTAISSILLLGLWGLAIMFLFSFYNPDNLVKDKYYWWFVVHLWVEGVWELILGAILAFVLIKVTGVDREVIEKWLYVIITLTLISGILGTGHHFYWIGAPEYWQWIGSVFSALEPIPFFAMTVFAFNIVNKRRREHSNKAAVLWALGTSVMAFLGAGVWGFLHTLAPVNYYTHGTQITAAHGHMAFYGAYVMVVLTMISYAMPVIRGRAANSERSQVLEMWSFWLMTVSIVFITLFLTAAGILQVYLQRFSDTPQPFMAVQEKIALFYWLREFTGLVFLLGLVLYIASFFVKGEAPATSGKLAGATR, encoded by the coding sequence ATGCAATACAAATCCCAAGCGGTTGCGAAACCGTACTTCATCGCGGCGATCGGTCTCTTCGTCGCGCAGATCCTGTTCGGCCTGGTGATGGGCCTGCAATACGTGGTCGGCGATTTCCTCTTCCCGGCCATTCCGTTCAACGTGGCGCGCATGGTGCACACCAATGCGCTGATCGTGTGGTTGCTGATGGGCTTCATGGGCTCGGCCTACTACCTCGTTCCCGAGGAAGCAGAGACCGAACTGCACAGCCCGAAGCTCGCCTTGGCGCTGTTCTGGATCTTCCTCGTCGCGGCCGCGCTCACCGTGCTCGGCTATCTGATGGTGCCGTACGCGACACTCGCCAAGATCACCGGCAACGACTTGCTGCCGACGATGGGGCGCGAGTTTCTTGAGCAGCCGACGATTACCAAGATCGGCATCGTCGTGGTCGCGCTGGGCTTCCTGTTCAACCTCACGATGACCTTCCTGAAAGGCCGCAAGACCGCCATTTCCAGCATCCTGCTGCTGGGCCTTTGGGGCCTGGCGATCATGTTCCTGTTCTCGTTCTACAACCCGGACAACCTGGTCAAGGACAAGTACTACTGGTGGTTCGTCGTGCACCTGTGGGTGGAAGGCGTGTGGGAGCTGATCCTCGGCGCGATCCTCGCCTTCGTGCTGATCAAGGTGACCGGCGTGGACCGCGAGGTGATCGAGAAGTGGCTCTACGTGATCATCACGCTGACGCTGATCTCCGGCATCCTCGGCACCGGTCACCACTTCTACTGGATCGGCGCGCCGGAGTACTGGCAGTGGATCGGTAGCGTGTTCTCGGCGCTCGAACCGATTCCGTTCTTCGCGATGACCGTGTTCGCCTTCAATATCGTCAACAAACGCCGCCGCGAGCATTCGAACAAGGCAGCCGTGCTGTGGGCGCTGGGCACCAGCGTAATGGCCTTCCTCGGTGCCGGCGTGTGGGGATTCCTGCACACCCTGGCCCCGGTGAACTACTACACCCACGGCACGCAGATCACCGCCGCGCACGGTCACATGGCCTTCTATGGCGCCTATGTGATGGTGGTGCTGACGATGATCAGCTACGCGATGCCGGTGATCCGAGGCCGAGCCGCCAACAGCGAGCGCTCGCAGGTGCTGGAGATGTGGAGCTTCTGGCTGATGACGGTGTCGATCGTGTTCATCACGCTGTTCCTGACCGCGGCCGGCATCCTGCAGGTGTATCTGCAGCGCTTCTCCGACACGCCGCAGCCCTTCATGGCGGTGCAGGAGAAGATCGCGCTGTTCTACTGGCTGCGCGAGTTCACCGGCCTCGTGTTCCTGCTGGGTCTGGTGCTCTACATCGCGAGCTTCTTCGTCAAGGGTGAAGCACCGGCCACGAGCGGCAAGCTCGCTGGCGCGACCCGATAG
- a CDS encoding cytochrome c oxidase subunit 3, with translation MSVVDICPAPAPGFFFRKAREAHPPGDLAVWIFILAELLVFAVLFVAYAFARASDRTLFDTMQAGLDRRGGAINTVLLISASWCVVRAVRSVNAARLAAATHWLLAALAGGSGFVIVKLHEYATVFGQGYSLSSDRFHMFYIGLTFFHFMHVLLGLAVLVVLLLQTRRGAYLSGHMNGLESGAAYWHMVDLVWIVLFPLVYVLR, from the coding sequence ATGTCTGTAGTGGATATTTGCCCGGCCCCCGCGCCGGGCTTCTTTTTCCGCAAGGCGCGCGAAGCACATCCGCCCGGCGACCTCGCGGTGTGGATCTTCATCCTCGCCGAGTTGCTGGTGTTCGCGGTGCTGTTCGTCGCCTACGCGTTTGCGCGGGCATCCGACCGTACCCTGTTCGACACGATGCAGGCCGGGCTCGATCGCCGTGGCGGCGCGATCAACACCGTGCTGCTGATCAGCGCAAGCTGGTGCGTCGTGCGAGCGGTGCGCAGTGTGAATGCCGCACGCCTTGCCGCGGCGACCCACTGGCTGCTCGCCGCGCTGGCAGGCGGCAGCGGCTTTGTCATCGTAAAACTGCATGAATACGCGACGGTGTTCGGGCAGGGCTATTCGCTCTCGTCAGACCGCTTCCACATGTTCTACATCGGTCTCACCTTCTTCCATTTCATGCATGTGCTGCTGGGCCTGGCGGTGCTCGTCGTGCTGCTTCTGCAAACCCGACGCGGCGCCTATCTCAGCGGACACATGAACGGGCTGGAAAGCGGCGCCGCCTACTGGCACATGGTGGACCTGGTGTGGATCGTCCTCTTCCCCCTCGTGTACGTGCTGCGATGA
- a CDS encoding cytochrome C oxidase subunit IV family protein has protein sequence MKTPSLHREDIAFAVLLLATLATYALGEWDGKYRDVCRSGHVTVVSAQGAVAVVLALVTLIKGTLVAREFMVLRHVSLRWQAAVLGWLLLAIVLIGFGWYAASGAW, from the coding sequence ATGAAAACACCTTCACTCCATCGCGAGGACATCGCCTTCGCGGTGTTGCTGCTCGCCACGCTGGCGACCTACGCGCTCGGCGAATGGGACGGCAAGTACCGCGATGTCTGCCGCAGCGGTCATGTGACGGTCGTCAGCGCACAAGGCGCGGTGGCGGTCGTGCTCGCGCTCGTCACGCTGATCAAGGGCACGCTGGTGGCGCGCGAATTCATGGTGCTGCGCCATGTCAGCCTGCGCTGGCAAGCGGCGGTGCTTGGCTGGCTGCTATTGGCAATCGTGCTGATTGGATTCGGCTGGTACGCGGCCTCCGGGGCATGGTAA